Proteins co-encoded in one Chitinophagales bacterium genomic window:
- a CDS encoding glycosyltransferase, which produces MNLLLQIFFWLAVSALFHSYLLYPLLLRWFTREKNNNQDTYSINAKNALPRLFVLMAAYNEEKVMGEKLQSIFESAYPMHKLEVWIGSDNSTDATNDIIKQYAQQYDNLQWYNFEGRSGKIRIINKLYGFIASKLQPDDVLILTDANVFFTPSMLYELAKHYKNSKMGVVAANILNLEVKEAGISVQEKWYIQRENSVKYLEGVWGGCMMGAFGAAYALRAKYFEAVPENFIVDDFYLTLKAIEKGGLSIKEPNAVCYEDVSDDIFEEFRRKKRISSGNFQNLRTFLHLTYPNQGKVAFCFWSHKVLRWLGPFFMLIALFSSGLLAFQNHFYALLLCLQIILYGIPLLDYLLKKINIHFKILRFISYFQLMNVALLLGFFNYLKGIKSNVWKPTKRN; this is translated from the coding sequence ATGAACCTTTTGTTGCAAATATTTTTTTGGTTGGCTGTATCGGCTCTTTTTCACTCCTATTTGTTGTATCCTTTGCTATTGCGTTGGTTTACAAGAGAAAAAAACAACAACCAAGATACTTATAGCATAAATGCAAAAAACGCATTGCCGAGATTGTTCGTTTTGATGGCAGCTTATAATGAGGAAAAAGTGATGGGAGAAAAGCTGCAAAGCATTTTTGAGAGTGCTTATCCTATGCACAAATTGGAGGTTTGGATTGGTTCAGATAATTCTACGGATGCAACGAATGACATTATTAAACAATATGCCCAGCAATACGACAATTTACAGTGGTATAATTTTGAAGGTAGAAGCGGTAAAATTAGGATTATCAACAAACTGTATGGTTTTATTGCTTCAAAATTGCAGCCTGATGATGTATTGATTCTCACCGATGCCAATGTTTTTTTTACTCCGTCAATGTTGTATGAACTTGCCAAACACTACAAAAACTCGAAAATGGGTGTGGTGGCCGCCAATATTTTGAACTTAGAGGTCAAAGAAGCGGGAATTTCGGTACAGGAAAAATGGTATATTCAGCGTGAAAACAGTGTAAAATATTTAGAAGGAGTTTGGGGCGGCTGTATGATGGGCGCATTTGGAGCCGCTTATGCTTTGAGAGCCAAGTACTTTGAAGCTGTCCCTGAAAATTTCATTGTCGATGATTTTTACCTCACACTCAAGGCTATCGAAAAAGGCGGATTGTCTATCAAAGAACCTAATGCAGTTTGTTATGAAGATGTGTCGGACGATATTTTTGAAGAATTTCGCCGCAAAAAACGCATCTCATCAGGTAATTTTCAAAACTTACGCACATTTTTACACCTGACTTATCCGAATCAAGGTAAAGTAGCTTTTTGTTTTTGGTCACACAAAGTATTGCGATGGTTAGGACCTTTTTTCATGCTTATAGCATTGTTTAGCAGTGGATTACTGGCATTTCAAAACCATTTTTATGCCCTGCTGTTATGCCTACAAATAATATTGTATGGTATTCCTCTATTGGATTACCTATTGAAGAAAATTAATATTCATTTCAAAATATTGCGGTTCATCTCTTATTTTCAGTTGATGAATGTCGCACTCTTACTTGGTTTTTTTAACTACCTAAAAGGAATAAAAAGTAATGTCTGGAAACCTACCAAACGAAACTAA
- the ribB gene encoding 3,4-dihydroxy-2-butanone-4-phosphate synthase produces MSGNLPNETKEYTLNTIEEAIADIKAGKLVIVVDDEDRENEGDFITAARNVTPEIINFMATYGRGLICAPLLEDRCEELQLQMMVQNNTTSHGTPFTVSIDLIGNGCTTGISATDRAKTVQALIDPKTKPEELGKPGHIFPLKAKRGGVLRRAGHTEATIDLARLAGFEPAGVLVEIMNPDGSMSRMPDLIEIAKRFDLKIISIEDLIAYRLVKERLIKREVHSQINTLYGKFDLIVFTEKEESDNMHLAFVKGSWQPDEAVLLRIHSSALGKNILDSLQYGSESPLHLAMKRVAEEGKGLVLYMNHKSVETDFLHFLKSQSEDDTHEQTPSKASLGQRDYGIGAQILRDLNVHKMRFLTNSPKRRIGLIGYGLEIVENVPLGGKSNGDGGDSPKVA; encoded by the coding sequence ATGTCTGGAAACCTACCAAACGAAACTAAAGAATACACACTCAACACAATTGAGGAAGCCATAGCCGATATAAAAGCAGGCAAGTTGGTGATTGTAGTCGATGATGAAGACCGTGAAAATGAGGGTGATTTCATCACGGCTGCTCGAAATGTAACGCCAGAAATCATTAATTTCATGGCAACGTATGGGCGTGGATTGATTTGTGCGCCTTTGCTCGAAGATCGTTGTGAAGAACTGCAATTGCAGATGATGGTGCAGAACAACACAACTTCACATGGTACACCTTTTACGGTTTCAATAGATTTAATCGGAAATGGCTGTACAACAGGTATTTCTGCAACAGATAGAGCCAAAACGGTACAGGCATTGATTGACCCAAAAACGAAACCTGAGGAATTGGGTAAACCTGGCCATATTTTTCCATTGAAGGCAAAAAGAGGCGGAGTGCTTCGACGAGCTGGACATACCGAAGCAACGATTGATTTGGCGAGGTTGGCAGGTTTTGAGCCTGCAGGGGTTTTGGTCGAAATCATGAACCCCGATGGCTCGATGTCAAGGATGCCTGACTTGATAGAAATTGCGAAGCGATTTGATCTGAAAATCATTTCGATTGAAGATTTGATTGCCTATCGTTTGGTAAAAGAACGTCTAATCAAACGGGAAGTACATTCTCAGATAAATACACTATACGGAAAGTTTGACTTAATTGTATTCACTGAAAAGGAAGAATCCGACAATATGCACCTTGCGTTTGTGAAAGGTAGTTGGCAGCCCGATGAAGCGGTTTTGTTGCGAATCCATTCTTCTGCTTTGGGGAAAAATATTCTGGATTCACTACAATATGGTTCGGAAAGTCCATTGCATCTTGCGATGAAACGAGTGGCAGAAGAAGGTAAGGGGTTGGTACTCTATATGAATCACAAAAGCGTGGAAACGGATTTTCTTCACTTTTTGAAAAGTCAATCAGAAGATGATACACATGAACAAACACCCTCAAAAGCATCTTTGGGGCAACGTGATTATGGTATTGGAGCGCAGATTCTCAGAGATTTGAATGTGCATAAAATGCGCTTTCTGACCAATAGCCCAAAGCGTCGTATTGGCTTGATTGGATATGGCTTAGAGATTGTAGAAAACGTGCCTTTGGGTGGTAAGTCTAATGGCGATGGGGGAGATAGCCCTAAGGTGGCGTAG